A stretch of Lactuca sativa cultivar Salinas chromosome 6, Lsat_Salinas_v11, whole genome shotgun sequence DNA encodes these proteins:
- the LOC128126786 gene encoding uncharacterized protein LOC128126786 encodes MSFLSLVFNKSSIYFNSIREVYEAWVIYNFLSLCLAWVGGPGAVVLSLTGRSLKSNWCLMTCCFPPIPLDGRFIRRCKQGCLQFVILKPILVAVTFLLYSQGKYNDGNFSVAQSYLYLTIIYTISYSLALYALALFYMACRDLLQPFNPVPKFIIIKSVVFMTYWQGVLVFLVEIG; translated from the exons ATGTCTTTCTTGTCGCTTGTATTCAATAAGAGCTCAATCTACTTCAATTCTATTCGAGAAGT GTATGAAGCTTGGGTTATATACAACTTTCTGTCACTGTGCCTGGCATGGGTAGGTGGTCCAGGTGCTGTTGTTTTAAGCCTTACTGGGCGCTCTCTTAAGTCAAATTGGTGTCTGATGACATGTTGCTTCCCTCCTATTCCACTGGATGG GCGATTTATAAGGAGATGCAAACAAGGGTGTTTACAGTTTGTGATTCTAAAACCAATATTGGTGGCAGTTACTTTTCTACTTTATTCACAAGGAAAATACAATGATGGGAATTTCAGCGTGGCACAATCCTACTTATATCTCACCATTATATACACCATTTCTTACAGTCTGGCACTCTATGCTTTGGCCTTGTTTTACATGGCATGCAGGGATTTGCTCCAGCCCTTTAATCCTGTTCCAAAATTCATCATCATTAAGAGTGTTGTTTTTATGACCTATTGGCAG GGTGTTTTGGTTTTTCTTGTTGAGATTGGTTAG